In Phaseolus vulgaris cultivar G19833 unplaced genomic scaffold, P. vulgaris v2.0 scaffold_26, whole genome shotgun sequence, the following are encoded in one genomic region:
- the LOC137817267 gene encoding shaggy-related protein kinase epsilon isoform X1, which produces MASTIGIPDDDSMIVEKLPEEINEMKIKDEKEMDTAMVDGNGTETGRIIVTTIGGRLGQPKQTISYMAERIVGQGSFGIVFQAKCLETGETVAIKKVLQDKRYKNRELQTMRLLDHPNVVSLKHCFFSTTDKDELYLNLVLEYVPETVYRVVKHYSKANQRMPLIYVKLYTYQICRALAYIHGCVGVCHRDIKPQNLLVNPHTHQVKLCDFGSAKVLVKGEPNISYICSRYYRAPELIFGATEYTTAIDMWSVGCVLAELLLGQPLFPGDSGVDQLVEIIKVLGTPTREEIKCMNPNYTEFKFPQIKAHPWHKIFHKRMPPEAVDLVSRLLQYSPNLRSTALDACVHPFFDELRDPNTRLPNGRPMPPLFNFKPQELKGVTLELLCKLVPEHARKQCPSLNF; this is translated from the exons ATGGCCTCTACTATTGGTATACCAGATGATGATTCCATGATTGTTGAAAAGCTCCCGGAGGAGATTAATGAAATGAAGATCAAGGATGAAAAG GAAATGGATACTGCAATGGTGGATGGAAATGGAACTGAAACTGGCCGTATTATTGTGACCACTATTGGTGGTCGACTAGGTCAACCCAAACAG ACTATAAGTTACATGGCAGAACGTATTGTTGGACAAGGCTCATTTGGTATTGTGTTTCAG GCTAAATGTCTTGAAACTGGAGAAACTGTAGCAATCAAGAAAGTTTTGCAGGATAAAAGATACAAGAATCGTGAATTGCAAACAATGCGCCTTCTTGATCATCCTAATGTTGTATCACTCAAACATTGCTTCTTTTCCACCACAGACAAAGATGAACTCTATCTCAATTTGGTACTTGAATATGTACCTGAGACTGTGTATCGTGTGGTGAAGCACTATAGCAAGGCAAATCAGCGGATGCCCCTAATATATGTTAAACTTTACACATATCAG ATTTGTAGAGCCTTGGCTTATATTCATGGATGTGTTGGAGTGTGCCACAGGGACATTAAGCCACAGAATCTACTG GTAAATCCTCATACACATCAGGTCAAACTTTGTGATTTTGGGAGTGCAAAAGTTCTG GTGAAGGGTGAACCTAACATATCATATATCTGCTCTCGATACTATCGAGCTCCCGAACTCATATTTGGGGCCACTGAGTATACTACTGCAATTGATATGTGGTCTGTTGGTTGTGTGCTGGCTGAGCTGCTCCTGGGCCAG CCTCTGTTTCCAGGAGATAGTGGAGTTGATCAACTTGTTGAAATTATCAAG gtACTCGGGACTCCAACTCGTGAGGAAATAAAATGCATGAATCCAAATTACACAGAGTTCAAGTTCCCTCAAATCAAAGCTCACCCCTGGCATAAG atattcCACAAGCGTATGCCCCCAGAAGCAGTAGATCTTGTTTCAAGGCTTCTCCAGTATTCTCCAAATTTACGAAGTACCGCT TTGGATGCATGTGTCCACCCATTTTTTGATGAACTCCGCGACCCTAATACCCGTCTCCCTAATGGGCGCCCTATGCCACCCCTGTTTAATTTCAAACCTCAAG AGCTGAAGGGAGTGACTTTGGAGCTGCTATGCAAACTTGTTCCAGAACATGCTCGGAAACAGTGTCCATCCCTTAATTTCTAG
- the LOC137817267 gene encoding shaggy-related protein kinase epsilon isoform X2 codes for MRLLDHPNVVSLKHCFFSTTDKDELYLNLVLEYVPETVYRVVKHYSKANQRMPLIYVKLYTYQICRALAYIHGCVGVCHRDIKPQNLLVNPHTHQVKLCDFGSAKVLVKGEPNISYICSRYYRAPELIFGATEYTTAIDMWSVGCVLAELLLGQPLFPGDSGVDQLVEIIKVLGTPTREEIKCMNPNYTEFKFPQIKAHPWHKIFHKRMPPEAVDLVSRLLQYSPNLRSTALDACVHPFFDELRDPNTRLPNGRPMPPLFNFKPQELKGVTLELLCKLVPEHARKQCPSLNF; via the exons ATGCGCCTTCTTGATCATCCTAATGTTGTATCACTCAAACATTGCTTCTTTTCCACCACAGACAAAGATGAACTCTATCTCAATTTGGTACTTGAATATGTACCTGAGACTGTGTATCGTGTGGTGAAGCACTATAGCAAGGCAAATCAGCGGATGCCCCTAATATATGTTAAACTTTACACATATCAG ATTTGTAGAGCCTTGGCTTATATTCATGGATGTGTTGGAGTGTGCCACAGGGACATTAAGCCACAGAATCTACTG GTAAATCCTCATACACATCAGGTCAAACTTTGTGATTTTGGGAGTGCAAAAGTTCTG GTGAAGGGTGAACCTAACATATCATATATCTGCTCTCGATACTATCGAGCTCCCGAACTCATATTTGGGGCCACTGAGTATACTACTGCAATTGATATGTGGTCTGTTGGTTGTGTGCTGGCTGAGCTGCTCCTGGGCCAG CCTCTGTTTCCAGGAGATAGTGGAGTTGATCAACTTGTTGAAATTATCAAG gtACTCGGGACTCCAACTCGTGAGGAAATAAAATGCATGAATCCAAATTACACAGAGTTCAAGTTCCCTCAAATCAAAGCTCACCCCTGGCATAAG atattcCACAAGCGTATGCCCCCAGAAGCAGTAGATCTTGTTTCAAGGCTTCTCCAGTATTCTCCAAATTTACGAAGTACCGCT TTGGATGCATGTGTCCACCCATTTTTTGATGAACTCCGCGACCCTAATACCCGTCTCCCTAATGGGCGCCCTATGCCACCCCTGTTTAATTTCAAACCTCAAG AGCTGAAGGGAGTGACTTTGGAGCTGCTATGCAAACTTGTTCCAGAACATGCTCGGAAACAGTGTCCATCCCTTAATTTCTAG